The sequence AGGTATCCTGATATTTCTATACACACGAAAGCAATATCAAGACAAAAAACCCCTATTATTCAGTGAAAAAATTTTATTGGTTCTTGTCTTATTTGGTGCGATCCCAGCTTTAGGCTATTTAGCTATTTACTAAAACACTCTTAGAGGTACTGGAAAAACAGTACCTCTTTTATTCTCGTTCTCACCTCTCTTCAAAAATAAGTCAAAAAATCTCACTTAAGACCAAAATTTCCCTTTTAAGCTGTTATTTATAACATTGATGGTTAGGTGCTTATAAAGATAAAAAAATATAGTATGTTGTAACTAATTTAAAGGTAACTATTAATTAGCAAGCCAATAAAAAACCCACAAGAAACCTATGTTCTCGTGGGTCTACACATACTATCATTAAATTAGTTAAAACTAATTTGTTCCATCGCCTGCAATATACGTTTATCCGATATTGGATACGGTGTACCTATCTGCTGAGCAAACAGGCTCACTCTAAGTTCCTCTATCATCCAACGAATATTTTGTACTTCATCTTGCTGCTTTTGTTTTTCTGTAAGTTTACCTAACCACTGTTGCCACTGTTGAATAACATTTTCAACTCGACTCATTTGAGCGCGATCACGATTAGGATCAATAGCCAGTTTCTCCATTCGTTTTTCAATGGCACTTAAATAACGAGGGATGTCTGCAAGACGCTTCCATCCATGCGAGGTAACAAAACCAGGAAAAACTAACTGACCAAGTTGAGCTTTAATATCAGATAATGCAAAAGCAACGCTAATATCTACCCGCCCTTTTAAACGTTTATTAATAGCAAATACTTGAGTTAAAATCGCTTCAACTTGCTTTGCTATTTCAACCACAGCATCATTTAATTCAGCTCTGACATATTCTTGCAGTTTTTGATATTCATCTTCTTGCCAAATTAAACCACCATAAGACGCCATTAATTTATCAACACCACAAGCAATACAATCATCAATCAACTCTAGCACTTTGCCATAAGGGTTAAAGTAAAGACCTAGTTTTGCTTTATTCGGTAATTTTTCATGCAAGTATTTTATCGGTGACGGAATATTTAATAATAATAATCGTCTTATCCCTTTCCACATTGAAGTTTGCTGTTCAGATTCTGTTTCAAAAAGCTTAATACCTACACTGTTTTTTTCATCCACAAGTGCTGGATAAGCCTTCACTGAATAGCCACCTCGTTTTTGCTCATAACGCTGAGGCAAATCACCAAAACTCCAAATATGTAAATCGTGTTGTTCAATACCATGATCAGCGACTGCTGATAGTGTTTCTTGGACTTTTTCCTTTAAATTCTCTTTTAATTTATTGAGATCTTTACTTTCTGCCAGCGTTTTATTTTTATCGCCAACAACACGGAATGTCATTTTTAAGTGATCTGCAACTTGATCAAGTTGCCAACTCTCTCTATCAACGGTCACTCCCGTCATACGACGCAATTCTTTTTCAAGTCTATCGAGTAAATCGCCTTCAACTTGGGGTACACGTTCTAAAAAAGCAGATGCATAATTAGGTGCTGGTACAAAATTACGGCGAATAGGTTTTGGCAATGACTTAATTAATGCCACGATCAATTCATGACGAATACCCGGAATTTGCCAATCAAAACCTTCGTCTTTTACCTGATTTAAAATAGGTAATGGAATATGGACAGTCACACCATCAGCCGCAGTACCTGGTTCAAATTGATAGGTTAAACGTAATTTTAGATTATCTTGATGCCAATAATTTGGATAATCTAATGCGCTAACACGTTTGGCATCATCTTTAATCAGCATACTTTTTTCAAAGTTAAGCAGATCAGGTGATGACTTTTGAGCCTCTTTCCACCACTTATCAAAATGTCGAGATGAAACAACATCCTGAGGTATCCGTTGATCGTAGAAAGTAAACATTGTTTCATCATCAACAAGAATATCTCGGCGACGAGATTTATGCTCTAATTCTTCAACTTCTGTCCGTAATTTTAAATTGTCACGAAAAAATGCATGACGAGTTTGCCAATCCCCCTCCACTAATGCATGGCGAATAAAAAGTTCACGACATAAAAGCGGGTCAATTTGACTGTAATTAATAGGTCGAGAAGCCACAATTGGCAAACCATACAAAGTCACTTTTTCATTCGCCATTACAGCGCCTTGCGCTTTTGACCAATGAGGTTCGCTATAGTGATGTTTCACCAAATGTTCAGCAATAGGTTCAATCCATTCGGGTTCAACGCGTGCCGCTATTCGCCCCCATAAACGAGACGTCTCAACTAGCTCCGCCACCATAGTCCATTTTGGTGGTTTTTTAAACAACCCCGAACCTGGATATATAGAGAAACGGGCATTTCTTGCACCTGTAAACTCTTGTTTATCTGCATCTTTTTGCCCAATATGCGACAACAAACCACTTAGTAGTGCTACATGAACACTTCTGAAATCAGCAGGCTCACTATTAACAGGAAAGCCTAATTCTTTAACAACCTGCCGCAATTGCGTATAAACATCTTGCCATTCACGAACACGCATAAAGTTTAAAAACTCTTGGCGACACAACTTTCTAAATTGAGAATGACTCAACTCTTTTTGTTGTTTTTTTAAATAATCCCACATATTTAAAAAAGATAAAAAGTCAGAGTCTTTATCTTGGAAGCGTCGGTGTTTTTCATCAGATGCTTGCTGTTTATCCATCGGTCTTTCACGTGGATCTTGAATTGAAAGTGCGGATGTAATAACCATCAATTCTTTGACTGCACCATATTTACGCGCTTCAAGTACCATTCTCGCCAAACGAGGATCAATAGGAAGTTGTGCAAGTTGTTTCCCCATAGGGGTTAAACGATAAGCACCATTGTGATCGGTTTCGTTTTGTAATGCGCCTAGTTCTTCTAATAAACGAACACCATCTTGAATGTTACGTTTATCGGGTGGCTGTACAAATGGGAATGCACTAATATCGCCTAACCCTATTGATGTCATTTGCAAAATAACAGATGCTAGATTAGTTCTTAATATTTCAGGATCAGTAAATTCAGAACGGGAAATAAAATCATCTTCAGAATAAAGGCGAATACAAATACCATCAGAAACACGACCACAACGCCCTTTTCTTTGATTTGCTGAAGCTTGAGAAATAGGCTCTATTGGAAGTCTTTGTACTTTAGTTCGATAGCTATAACGACTTACACGTGCAAAACCGGTATCAATAACATACTTAATACCTGGTACCGTTAATGACGTTTCGGCAACGTTCGTTGCTAAAATAATACGTCTGCCATTATGAGGATGAAAAATTCGATTTTGTTCGCTGTTAGATAAACGGGCAAATAAAGGCAAGACTTCAGTATGTCGAAGTTGCAATTTATTCAGTGCATCAGCAGTGTCACGAATTTCTCGTTCACCACTCATAAAAATAAGAATATCACCCGCACTTTCTCTGCTTAATTCTTCAATAGCATCAACAATACCATCAGTCATATCCTTATCACTATCAAGCTCGTCGCCACCAATAGGACGATATCTGACTTCAACAGGATAAGTCCGACCGGAAACTTCAATGATCGGTGCTTGATTGAAATGTTTGGAAAAACGTTCAGGATCGATGGTCGCAGAAGTAATAATAACTTTTAAATCAGGGCGTTTAGGTAATAATTGCTTTAAATAGCCAAGGATAAAATCGATATTTAAACTACGCTCATGGGCTTCATCAATAATGATAGTATCATATTGTAATAGCAGTTTATCTTGCTGTAATTCAGCCAATAAAATACCATCTGTCATTAGCTTAACAAGGGTATTCTCACCGACATGATCACTAAAACGAACCTTATAACCTACTGATTCTCCTAACGTACTTTTTAATTCATGAGCGATACGTTCAGCGACTGAACGCGCAGCTAAACGACGAGGCTGAGTATGACCAATAAACCCCTTGATCCCTCGCCCTAATTCAAGACAAATTTTAGGGATCTGAGTTGTTTTACCCGAGCCTGTTTCCCCTGCAATAATAACGACTTGGTTATCTCTGATTGCATTATAAATGGCATCTTTCTTTTGACTAACAGGAAGGTTTTCAGGGTAAGTAATTTCAGGACAATTAGCACGACGGCGAATTATCATCTGTTGTGCTTTTGTAATATCGTCTTTAATTGCACTTAATACCGCTTGTTTAGACTCTTCATTATTGATTTTAGCGACGCCACGTAGACGTTTTCTTAATCGTTGCTGCTCCCGCAACGATAATTGCTCTATTTCTTGATAGAGCGTGGCAGATGATAATGTCACCTTTTATTATCCTTTTTGAGGTTATTCTAATCAAAACTAATGTCTGTATGATATCACAACAGGCTATTGGCACATAAAGGCTTGATTAAATTTCTTATTATATGATTTCATATAATCAATAATTTTGAATAGCATATTCAAAGGATTGTAATGTGATCTTTTAAAGATAAGGTAAACTACTATTCACTAATAAATTTAAACAAATAGAACATGTTATAAACTACGGGAAGAAAATGAAAAAAATCCTTGTACTGAAATCCAGCATTTTAGATAGCTATTCACACAGTAATAAAATGACCGATTACTTCATTGAAAATTGGCAGAATAATCATAAAGATGACTTAATCACAGTACGTGATCTTGCTAAAGATCCTGTGCCTGCTCTAGATCAAGCGACTCTATTTGCTTTTGGCAAAGAGACAGCAATGCTATCGGATGAACAAAAAGCAGCTAGAACATTATCAGATGAATTAATTAGTGAATTAAAAGCTCACGATATGATAGTCATTGCTGCACCCATGTATAACTTTTCAATTTCATCTCAATTAAAGCATTATATTGATTTTATTGCTCGCGCGGGTGAAACATTTAAATATACTGAGGCGGGTTCTGTCGGTTTGATTGAAAATAAACAAGCGATTGTATTAACCAGTCGTGGTGGTGTCCATAAAGACCAACCTTCCGATCTTATCGTTCCTTTTCTAACACAGTTTTTAGCCTTTATTGGCATTAAAGACGTACAATTTATTATGGCCGAGGGCACGGCATTTGGTGAAGAATACGCACAGCAATCTCATCAACAAGCACAAAAAGAAATTGATACTCTAATTAGCACAAAAAATATTACCGTAAAATAATTTTTCTCTATATATAAATATAAAAGCACCTGAATTAGGTGCTTTTTTTGTATCTCAATATTAATTTTCATAAAATATTTTTTTATATTTTTTATAAAAAAAACTTTTTAAATTATAATTAAAAAACTTCAACAGTAGATAAATCTAAAAAAAATATTTTATTAAATAAATAATTTAACACGTGCCATTTTAATGACTTTTTTTTATCATTTATTCTTTCATTCAGCGTGAAAATAAAAAGATAAATTAGAATTAATTTTGAATGGAAAATAAACTTATGTAATATTTTATTGTTTCTAGAGATTAGAGACTATTAAATAACTTTATTAATTCAAGAAATGGAATTTGAAATGAAAAAGAATTTACTTTCAATAATTGTCCTATCTACATTTTTTTTATCCGCTCAATCAAATGCTATTGAACATACAGAAAAAAATGTAGGTACAATTACAATTAATGGGTCTGTTACAGCAAATCCAACTTGTCAATTACAAGATATACAACCTGTTCTATTACCCCCTGTTCAAGCAAGTAATTTCGGGGATGACCGTATAGCAAAAACAGATGCTCAACCACTTTTCATCCAATTTTCCAATTGTAATGATAGCATTGCTAATATTCAGTTAAAAATTCCAAAACAAGCAAAAAGGTTATTAAAAAACCAAGTGGAAAATAGCAGTAATGTTGATATCGCCATTTTTGATGCAAATAAAAATATCATTGATTTAAGTAATGAAAAACCTAAAGAATTTAATTTAAATATTGATTCAGATACTAAAACAGCGGATTTTTCATTTGAAATCAATTATATGAAACCAAATGGATTAGATGCAACTCCAGGCTTAGTAAAGTCTAGCTTAGCATTTGATGTTATTTATAGCGATGTCGTTGTAGATTAATATCTATAAAACTAACAAAGCTGGTTATCCAGCTTTGTTTTAATATTCTTTTTATATTATACCTCATCATAAAATAATAGAAAATGATTAATAAAATTAAATTCACTATATTATATATAGCTATCTCTCTTCCTATTTATGGTTATACTTCAATAGAAATAAACAAGGATAAATTTATCTTTATTGAGAGCAAAAACCAAGAAGTTATTGAAATAAAGAATAGTATAAATAGTGATTATTTTATACAGAGTTGGATTTCACATTATGATGAAAATAATGATTCTGAATTACCTTTTATGATCACCCCACCACTCTTTAAAATAGAGAAAGATGAAGACTACTCTTTGAAAATTTTTAAAATTGATGAAATAGAAAAAAAAGACAGAGAAACACTATATAAAATAAACATTAAAAGAATACCTGTATTATCTGATTCAGATGATAATAAAAATTTATTACATATTTCAATAAACTCTGTTTATAACTTAATATATAGACCTATATCAATAGAAAAAAATGCAGTAGATGCATATAAAAAAATAGAGTTCTTAAAAAATCAAAATAATGAATTTATTATAAACAATCCCACACCTTATTTTATTACTTTACTTAATGTTCATCTTGAAAATATTTCATTAATTAGTAAAAGTATAACCATTCCACCATTTAAAAAATATAACACAAAAAACAAAATTAAAAAAGATGGATTAATAAAATGGAAAACAATTGACCAGTATGGTGTGGAAATAAAAGCAATAGATAAGGCTATAATGAATGATGATTAAATTAAAAAAAAGAAAATTAACTTTGTTTATTCTAATGATTATCTTTCATAGCAAAGCTATCGCAAAAAATAACACCATCTCTCTTTATTCTAGTCTATTTTCTAATGTTAGTGATGAAAAAATTAAACAGCTTCTTGAAAATAAAAAACCTGAGGGATTTTATCATTCTATTATTTATATTAATAATAGAAAAAAAATGGTAAAACTTATTTATTACAAAGATGTAGAAAATAAATTAACACCTTCTCTTTCTATCAAAGATTTAACATCTTTGGGTATTGATACTGATTTTTATTCGATCAATAAAAAAAATTCAGATCCTATACTGTTAAGCGATTATTCAATTGATTTTAAATACCAATTTTCTAATCAAAAATTAAATTTAATTATCCCACAAAAAGCATTAATCAAAAAAACAGACTATGTCATTGATGAACAAAGCTGGGATGATGGGATCACAGCTTTATTTACTCAATATTCATATTCAATTAAATATCATCAAAAAAAACCTATTGGGCAAAAACTTAATTTACACTCAGGTATCAATATCGGTGCTTGGCGTGTGCGTAGTCGAAACGGAATAGATTGGACTAGAGATCGTTATCAGTCTCAGCTTTCGTCAATTTATGCATACCGACAAATTAATTATTTTTCTTCTTTTTTTTATGGCGGTAAATTTTCACCTACAACTCGAATACTTTCAAATGAGAAAATAATTGGCTTTCAATTAATATCCAACAATCTAATTGCAAATAATACGCTCTATGCTAATAGCCCTATTATTGAAGGCATTGCAGATACTCAAGCTGATGTAATCATAAAACAAGGCGATAAAGTCATCTATGAGAAAACGGTTCCTCCCGGGCCTTTTCTTCTAAATTCATTACCTTCTATAGGTAGTGAAAAACTTACTTTAGAGATCAAAGAAGCAGACGGAAGAGTCAAAACTTCAACACATTATTTCACATCATTGCCTAATCAATTAAATAAAGGCATCTATCAATATAATATTGTATCAGGTACGCTACCTGATCATCCTAATAATAAAAAAGCACTTTTTCTTTTAGGTGAATTTTCATATGGTCTTAGTCAAAAAATTACTTCTTATAGCGCAATAAAGAAACACGATAACAGACAAAATTATTTATTTGGACTATCTCTGGATTTAGGTATATTAGGTGGTTTATCATCAGATATAAATTATGAGAAAACTGATAACAATAAAGTAAAACATCAATTTAGTTATCAAAAAAGCATGCCAGAAAAACAAACTTATTTTACGTCCAGAATATCATTCTATCATTATTTAGATAATTTTTTAGTAGAAAAAAAGATAAAAAGAAATTATTCATTCTTTTTATCTAAAGGCATTAATAAACTAGGTTATTTATCTTTACACTACCATGATAAATCCTATCATAATTCATCTAAAACATTTGAAACTAGAACATCCTTTTCATCTTCAATAAATAAAATAAATTATAATTTAAAATATGATTTTAAAAAAGAAAGATATTATTCAGAACACTATCTTTCATTTAATTTTAATATTCCGATAGGAAATAATACACATCATCATTGGTTCAATAACCAAACAGATTATCAAGTAAATAATAACCGTTATGCAAGCAGTACAAATATTGGAGGAACATTACTTAATAATAATTTAGGGTATTCAGTAAACTATCAGTATGCACATCATCCTAAAAGAAAATTTGATCAATTTTCTATGCATACACGTTATCAAAATAATTATCAATCTTACCTTTTCTCTGGAAATAAGTCAGAAGATAATTACAACTTAAATTTTGCAGTTAATGGTGCATTAGTGCTTCATTCAGAAGGTGTTACTCTAGCCCCTCGTTTAGGTAAGACCTTTGCATTAGTGAATACACAAGGCATTACTGGTATTAAAACATCATCTTCATCAAATTTGGAAACAGATATTTTGGGTAATTTAATTTTAAGTAATATAGCACCTTATCAAATAAATAGGATCCAGCTAAATGCTGAATCACTTCCTTCATCCGTTGAAACTGAATATTATAGTAAAAATGTTATTCCTACATTTGGTGCAATACCTAAAGTTATTTTCCCAATGAAAATGGGCTACCGTGTTATTTTTAAATCAAAAACGCCTCTCCCTTTCGCATCAAAAGTTATTGTATTGGATAGAAAAAATAACATTATTTCACAAGGATTAGTAACAGAAAATAATATTATTTTCCTTTCTGGCATCCCTGATAATGGATTAATAAAAGTAAAGCTGAGAGACGATAAACAATGCCAGTTTGATTATGAAATAAACGCTAGTGATAAGCAAAAAGCGTTGATAAAAAAAGAAATCAATTGTCAATAGCTCAATAATAAAAATCTTAAATATGAAAAAAAAACAATACATCATCTATTTAATTATTACTTTACTCTATTCATCATTCTCATTTTCATC comes from Proteus vulgaris and encodes:
- the hrpA gene encoding ATP-dependent RNA helicase HrpA, which codes for MTLSSATLYQEIEQLSLREQQRLRKRLRGVAKINNEESKQAVLSAIKDDITKAQQMIIRRRANCPEITYPENLPVSQKKDAIYNAIRDNQVVIIAGETGSGKTTQIPKICLELGRGIKGFIGHTQPRRLAARSVAERIAHELKSTLGESVGYKVRFSDHVGENTLVKLMTDGILLAELQQDKLLLQYDTIIIDEAHERSLNIDFILGYLKQLLPKRPDLKVIITSATIDPERFSKHFNQAPIIEVSGRTYPVEVRYRPIGGDELDSDKDMTDGIVDAIEELSRESAGDILIFMSGEREIRDTADALNKLQLRHTEVLPLFARLSNSEQNRIFHPHNGRRIILATNVAETSLTVPGIKYVIDTGFARVSRYSYRTKVQRLPIEPISQASANQRKGRCGRVSDGICIRLYSEDDFISRSEFTDPEILRTNLASVILQMTSIGLGDISAFPFVQPPDKRNIQDGVRLLEELGALQNETDHNGAYRLTPMGKQLAQLPIDPRLARMVLEARKYGAVKELMVITSALSIQDPRERPMDKQQASDEKHRRFQDKDSDFLSFLNMWDYLKKQQKELSHSQFRKLCRQEFLNFMRVREWQDVYTQLRQVVKELGFPVNSEPADFRSVHVALLSGLLSHIGQKDADKQEFTGARNARFSIYPGSGLFKKPPKWTMVAELVETSRLWGRIAARVEPEWIEPIAEHLVKHHYSEPHWSKAQGAVMANEKVTLYGLPIVASRPINYSQIDPLLCRELFIRHALVEGDWQTRHAFFRDNLKLRTEVEELEHKSRRRDILVDDETMFTFYDQRIPQDVVSSRHFDKWWKEAQKSSPDLLNFEKSMLIKDDAKRVSALDYPNYWHQDNLKLRLTYQFEPGTAADGVTVHIPLPILNQVKDEGFDWQIPGIRHELIVALIKSLPKPIRRNFVPAPNYASAFLERVPQVEGDLLDRLEKELRRMTGVTVDRESWQLDQVADHLKMTFRVVGDKNKTLAESKDLNKLKENLKEKVQETLSAVADHGIEQHDLHIWSFGDLPQRYEQKRGGYSVKAYPALVDEKNSVGIKLFETESEQQTSMWKGIRRLLLLNIPSPIKYLHEKLPNKAKLGLYFNPYGKVLELIDDCIACGVDKLMASYGGLIWQEDEYQKLQEYVRAELNDAVVEIAKQVEAILTQVFAINKRLKGRVDISVAFALSDIKAQLGQLVFPGFVTSHGWKRLADIPRYLSAIEKRMEKLAIDPNRDRAQMSRVENVIQQWQQWLGKLTEKQKQQDEVQNIRWMIEELRVSLFAQQIGTPYPISDKRILQAMEQISFN
- a CDS encoding FMN-dependent NADH-azoreductase gives rise to the protein MKKILVLKSSILDSYSHSNKMTDYFIENWQNNHKDDLITVRDLAKDPVPALDQATLFAFGKETAMLSDEQKAARTLSDELISELKAHDMIVIAAPMYNFSISSQLKHYIDFIARAGETFKYTEAGSVGLIENKQAIVLTSRGGVHKDQPSDLIVPFLTQFLAFIGIKDVQFIMAEGTAFGEEYAQQSHQQAQKEIDTLISTKNITVK
- a CDS encoding fimbrial protein is translated as MKKNLLSIIVLSTFFLSAQSNAIEHTEKNVGTITINGSVTANPTCQLQDIQPVLLPPVQASNFGDDRIAKTDAQPLFIQFSNCNDSIANIQLKIPKQAKRLLKNQVENSSNVDIAIFDANKNIIDLSNEKPKEFNLNIDSDTKTADFSFEINYMKPNGLDATPGLVKSSLAFDVIYSDVVVD
- a CDS encoding molecular chaperone, producing the protein MINKIKFTILYIAISLPIYGYTSIEINKDKFIFIESKNQEVIEIKNSINSDYFIQSWISHYDENNDSELPFMITPPLFKIEKDEDYSLKIFKIDEIEKKDRETLYKINIKRIPVLSDSDDNKNLLHISINSVYNLIYRPISIEKNAVDAYKKIEFLKNQNNEFIINNPTPYFITLLNVHLENISLISKSITIPPFKKYNTKNKIKKDGLIKWKTIDQYGVEIKAIDKAIMNDD
- a CDS encoding fimbria/pilus outer membrane usher protein, producing the protein MMIKLKKRKLTLFILMIIFHSKAIAKNNTISLYSSLFSNVSDEKIKQLLENKKPEGFYHSIIYINNRKKMVKLIYYKDVENKLTPSLSIKDLTSLGIDTDFYSINKKNSDPILLSDYSIDFKYQFSNQKLNLIIPQKALIKKTDYVIDEQSWDDGITALFTQYSYSIKYHQKKPIGQKLNLHSGINIGAWRVRSRNGIDWTRDRYQSQLSSIYAYRQINYFSSFFYGGKFSPTTRILSNEKIIGFQLISNNLIANNTLYANSPIIEGIADTQADVIIKQGDKVIYEKTVPPGPFLLNSLPSIGSEKLTLEIKEADGRVKTSTHYFTSLPNQLNKGIYQYNIVSGTLPDHPNNKKALFLLGEFSYGLSQKITSYSAIKKHDNRQNYLFGLSLDLGILGGLSSDINYEKTDNNKVKHQFSYQKSMPEKQTYFTSRISFYHYLDNFLVEKKIKRNYSFFLSKGINKLGYLSLHYHDKSYHNSSKTFETRTSFSSSINKINYNLKYDFKKERYYSEHYLSFNFNIPIGNNTHHHWFNNQTDYQVNNNRYASSTNIGGTLLNNNLGYSVNYQYAHHPKRKFDQFSMHTRYQNNYQSYLFSGNKSEDNYNLNFAVNGALVLHSEGVTLAPRLGKTFALVNTQGITGIKTSSSSNLETDILGNLILSNIAPYQINRIQLNAESLPSSVETEYYSKNVIPTFGAIPKVIFPMKMGYRVIFKSKTPLPFASKVIVLDRKNNIISQGLVTENNIIFLSGIPDNGLIKVKLRDDKQCQFDYEINASDKQKALIKKEINCQ